Part of the Tolypothrix sp. PCC 7910 genome, TAATATATTTCAAGTATTAGATAATGATACTGATGTCGTATTATTTGAAAAGGATACATATACTGTTGGAAGGCTCAAGGAGTTAATACATAATAACTTTGGAAATAAATTTTATACTCAATTTGCTAATGGTTATCAAACAGTTGCAAGCCTTATTCAGTCTGTATCGATTAACGAAGCAATTTTTAAAGTTGAAGATATAACATGGAAGTCTTCTTGTGAAGGGAGAAGATGCCAAATTTTACGAGTAGGTTCTAGGGGATGGGAAACAGGAAGACTAAGAATAATCACATCTACAGAAATTACTACAGACAATCGTATAACTTCCAATAAAGTTAGCAGTTCTCCTAAAGTCAAAATTCAAGTAATTATAGAATTTTGCCCTGATGAACTTCTTGCACCAGAATCCCCTTTAGATGATATTCGCAAGATGATGCAAGCGACATGAAAAATATTCTCCATATTACGCAACTTGAAAAATGGGAAGAAGCGAAAATACTCGGAAGTTATCGCGCCGACTCTCTGGATACTGAGGGTTTTATCCACTGTTCAGAAGCTAACCAAATAGTCAAAGTTGCAAATAGATTTTTTAAGCATCAGAAGGGATTGGTAATACTTTTTATTGATGCTGATAAAGTGAAAGCTGAAGTTTGTTATGAGGAAGCGGAAATAGGTGAGTTATTTCCTCATATTTATGGAGAGTTAAATATCGATGCAGTGTTTCAAGTAATTAATTTTGAACCTAGGGAAGATGGGTTGTTTAATTTACCGCGAGAGGTTTTAAATTTAAGTTAATTAATCGTGCAGGCAGAAATACGAAAAGTCTGATAGATGAAGAGTTTGCTGCTAGTAACCGCTTAAAAACGCTGAGTAATAATACCCGATAAATAAGGTCAATTATTGCTTGCGTAAATGTATGTAAATTATTATATTCTGCCTTTCTAGTTGGGAAATATAGGAAGTGAGCGCCCAACTCTAGGGAAAGGAGAAACTATAGTGTTAACCTCGATAATACCAGGTTATGACATACTAGAAATTATATCTGAAGGA contains:
- a CDS encoding KGK domain-containing protein, translating into MNNIFQVLDNDTDVVLFEKDTYTVGRLKELIHNNFGNKFYTQFANGYQTVASLIQSVSINEAIFKVEDITWKSSCEGRRCQILRVGSRGWETGRLRIITSTEITTDNRITSNKVSSSPKVKIQVIIEFCPDELLAPESPLDDIRKMMQAT
- a CDS encoding DUF952 domain-containing protein, producing the protein MKNILHITQLEKWEEAKILGSYRADSLDTEGFIHCSEANQIVKVANRFFKHQKGLVILFIDADKVKAEVCYEEAEIGELFPHIYGELNIDAVFQVINFEPREDGLFNLPREVLNLS